The following proteins are encoded in a genomic region of Cryptococcus neoformans var. neoformans JEC21 chromosome 2 sequence:
- a CDS encoding ATP dependent DNA helicase, putative, which yields MLAFPSSTPAERPYTNLVNSTQFARNNFRPTKREWRRTMSPQETPSALQRNLKHHWGYNDFRHPQLEICTDALRGCDLIVVAPTGLGKSLCFQLPAITIEHGVTIVVSPLKALMSDQVKDLTSRGIKAVQLNEYTTLAEHNEVRRQMRMGHPEIRLLYVTPEMLLSDKHRSTFDTAYAQKQVARLVVDEAHVITEWGTSFRGKYRELGKFRERYYDIPITALTASATKEVRHDIIQTLRIRKGYGQWVMPFNRRNLFYEIRYQGRGSIEKEEMEVQKNPLDDIVDFIEKYRPEAAKRNRENGIFRICVTGIVYCRTTAACEEVAGFLSNRRIKAMPYYKNLSQTVKDQALAGWKDGSIECIVATIAFGMGIDQANVRYVIHYQMPKTFEGYYQETGRAGRDGHISHCILYYSREDAKYLRWLLEQEDAKQKRIARFKSGDACAETSSQTLNSFKALQHYMESLGRCRHVGICSYFGEKIDDKDPEIKAAYCQSMCDICKDNAKVRKAAMHLTDAIPVASAIAGREPTPIPDQDPKPEPLFDPREGDDTDTDEHHDEFLDLHGPDPDIFEEGLAGTAPPIFQIADPRSSGSHAGNHQNTPLVSSTNSHVQSSNTIPSSMSSKPPSVPLSRTPVLVRDLSSERVAQPIRVREIIHIETGGEPEPQSLANKRRRAGQGSMLSSSPTSSMEFEEIEKEREREMEKVRLRKEKERQEAMARERERPIFSSNARLPDNVKFVQDSEEGTASELKLTREQRIKAERMLNSVKPVRGEGPYACYNAAPPAARFRKASSASDKAFKPPILKSPTKVRCDLLTKSARDNAVLEISNSLKDSLGHGDLARTVLNSWGRLERGSKRVTVLQDVARAIERDFAAISREDPLGFERRITEFRKAAKALRSSEVVDAIAQGDIDLFDDGSPEVGHLKSLEKYMRTWKPEPSE from the exons ATGCTcgcctttccctcctctaCTCCGGCAGAAAGGCCATATACAAACCTTGTAAACTCTACCCAG TTTGCAAGGAACAACTTTCGACCAACGAAGcgagaatggagaagaacaatGTCTCCTCAGGAGACACCCTCCGCATTGCAGAGGAATTTAAAGCATC ACTGGGGATATAACGATTTTAGACATCCTCAGCTGGAAATCTGCACAGACGCTTTGAGAGGATGCGACTTGATTGTCGTAGCGCCCACAGGTCTAGGTAAATC ATTGTGTTTTCAGTTACCAGCAATTACTATCGAGCACGGCGTTACCATCGTCGTATCGCCTTTGAAAGCACTCATGAGCGACCAAGTCAAAGACCTCACCAGTCGAGGCATCAAAGCAGTACAACTGAATGAATACACAACATTAGCTGAACATAACGAAGTGCGGCGGCAAATGAGAATGGGCCATCCGGAAATTCGGCTGTTGTACGTCACACCCGAGATGCTGTTGAGCGATAAGCACAGATCGACTTTTGATACAGCTTATGCGCAAAAACAGGTTGCAAGGCTTGTTGTGGATGAGGCACACGTCATCACA GAATGGGGCACGAGTTTCCGAGGC AAATATCGTGAGCTTGGGAAATTCCGCGAGCGGTATTATGACATCCCGATCACT GCTCTCACTGCATCGGCAACGAAAGAAGTCCGCCACGATATCATTCAGACTCTCCGAATTCGCAAAGGTTACGGTCAATGGGTTATGCCGTTCAATCGTCGGAATCTGTTCTACGAGATCCGATATCAAGGGCGAGGTAGTattgagaaagaagaaatggaagtaCAGAAGAATCCTCTGGATGATATCGTCGATTTCATCGAGAAGTATCGACCAGAAGCCGCGAAAAGAAATCGGGAGAACGGTATCTTCAGAATCTGCGTTACTGGCATCGTGTACTGTCGCACAACAGCTGCT TGCGAAGAAGTAGCAGGATTTCTAAGTAATCGTCGAATAAAGGCTATGCCCTATTACAAAAACCTTTCACAGACAGTCAAGGACCAAGCGCTTGCCGGATGGAAGGACGGCTCCATAGAATGTATCGTCGCCACAATCGCGTTTGGAATG GGTATCGACCAAGCGAATGTAAGATACGTTATACATTATCAAATGCCCAAAACTTTTGAAG GCTATTATCAAGAAACGGGGAGAGCGGGGCGGGATGGCCACATCTCCCATTGTATCTTGTACTACT CTCGGGAAGATGCCAAGTACCTGAGATGGTTATTagagcaagaagatgcCAAGCAGAAACGGATTGCTCGCTTCAAGTCTGGAGACGCCTGTGCCGAAACATCTTCCCAGACTCTCAATAGTTTCAAAGCT TTGCAACATTATATGGAAAGCTTGGGGAGATGCCGGCATGTTGGCATCTGCAGCTACTttggagagaagattgatGACAAGGATCCCGAAATTAAAGCTGCATATTGTCAATCCATGTGCGAC ATTTGTAAAGACAACGCAAAGGTTCGAAAGGCAGCAATGCACCTCACAGATGCCATTCCAGTCGCATCTGCCATTGCTGGAAGGGAGCCGACGCCTATCCCTGACCAAGATCCCAAACCCGAGCCCCTTTTTGATCCTCGAGAGGGCGACGATACGGATACAGATGAACATCATGATGAATTTCTAGACCTCCACGGTCCTGATCCCGATATATTTGAGGAAGGCCTAGCAGGCACTGCCCCTCCCATCTTTCAAATCGCCGATCCCAGATCCAGCGGATCTCACGCTGGAAACCACCAAAACACACCTCTCGTCTCGTCCACCAATAGTCATGTGCAATCATCCAATACCATTCCTTCCAGTATGTCTTCCAAACCGCCCAGTGTGCCCTTGTCACGCACGCCAGTACTTGTGCGTGACTTGTCTTCGGAACGTGTTGCACAGCCGATACGAGTCAGGGAGATTATACATATCGAAACTGGCGGGGAACCTGAGCCGCAATCGCTGGCAAATAAGCGTCGCCGAGCGGGTCAGGGATCAATGTTATCGAGCTCGCCCACTTCCAGTATGGAATTtgaagagattgaaaaagaacgagaaagagagatggagaaggtcaggctgaggaaagagaaagagcgGCAGGAGGCTATGGctagagaaagagaaaggccgatcttttcttccaacgCACGGCTACCCGATAATGTGAAATTTGTCCAAGACTCAGAAGAAGGCACTGCTTCGGAACTGAAGTTGACGAGAGAGCAAAGAATCAAGGCGGAAAGAATGCTGAACAGCGTCAAGCCGgtcagaggagaaggaccaTACGCTTGTTATAATG CGGCACCGCCTGCGGCGAGATTCAGAAAGGCGTCTTCAGCATCCGACAAGGCTTTCAAACCTCCGATATTGAAATCCCCTACTAAAGTTCGATGTGACCTTCTTACT AAATCGGCACGAGATAATGCGGTTTTGGAAATATCCAATTCCCTCAAGGATTCGTTAGGCCACGGTGATTTGGCAAGAACGGTATTGAATTCCTGGGGAAGATTGGAGAGAGGAAGCAAGCG GGTCACAGTTTTACAAGATGTTGCAAGAGCGATAGAACGAGACTTTGCTGCAATATCACGAGAAGACCCATTAGGCTTCG AGCGTCGAATAACAGAATTTAGGAAGGCAGCTAAAGCTCTCCGTAGCTCTGAGGTCGTTGATGCAATAGCTCAGGGCGATATTGACTTGTTTGATGATGGGAGTCCGGAAGTGGGTCATCTGAAAAGTTTGGAGAAGTATATGAGAACATGGAAGCCGGAGCCATCCGAATAG